The Chryseobacterium tructae genome has a window encoding:
- a CDS encoding Coq4 family protein, with protein MKKIRVQFLLFVYDKTQKLYRKYFKKKKRQWQFNERQLLEFQEDSLGRKLGEFYHKHGFSMIPKMENHDVHHLITDCGTNFEDEIAMQYLLLGNGKLNAHLLAAIVLGTLILPEYIKIYGKAYRKGQTMRAFHQWDFEGLLWQNFEHLKDFIQQKDPVALH; from the coding sequence ATGAAAAAAATACGTGTTCAGTTTCTGCTTTTTGTATACGATAAAACTCAAAAACTATACAGAAAATACTTTAAAAAGAAAAAAAGGCAATGGCAGTTCAATGAAAGGCAGCTGCTGGAATTTCAGGAAGATTCACTGGGAAGAAAGCTAGGAGAATTCTACCACAAACACGGGTTTTCTATGATCCCTAAAATGGAAAATCACGATGTTCATCATCTCATTACTGATTGTGGAACCAACTTCGAGGATGAAATTGCCATGCAATACCTCTTGTTAGGAAACGGAAAACTCAATGCCCATCTTTTAGCAGCTATTGTACTGGGAACCTTGATTCTGCCGGAATATATCAAAATATATGGTAAAGCTTACAGGAAAGGGCAAACGATGAGGGCTTTTCATCAATGGGACTTCGAAGGTTTACTTTGGCAGAACTTTGAGCATCTGAAAGACTTTATCCAACAGAAAGATCCGGTTGCTTTACATTAA
- a CDS encoding DUF4173 domain-containing protein, translating to MKTHHYIFLTTALFVILFYDQDMGLNFGILGILYTILNFFKTPQKNKTRVFYLLTGTSLLSGVAFAWYGDFPSFLAVASSLLLLAYKSRNRKMKILFLIPVFITNGCTSICRIFMLDKWLPQKNIPGMWQKIMAFVLIPLVLISVFFGIYATGSDHFAALFTDYELDLNLWQVFCLTVLGFLIAFNFWNFAVEKLIYKNHHFLDNDFQKSVQIPKSTYSFLDLDAERMSGVISFFCLNILLVFFIITYNYEQFYEVSKTPVQLSEETHERVNAVIMSIVMAILVIMFYFKSGFNFDPKAKLLKILAKVWIVLNAVLILSAAAKNYEYIVNYAFTYKRLGVFAFLLLSLVGLGLTFIKIQRQKRNAFLFNTMAWYLYGTILICSYINWGGFITSQNMKRKDFAVNYHLGSVNFSEKGLLKYADEKNNQKLKRALQDKIKGEKSKSFLSKIIYYQTIK from the coding sequence ATGAAAACACATCACTATATATTTTTAACAACAGCTCTGTTTGTTATCCTTTTCTACGATCAGGACATGGGGCTGAATTTTGGAATCCTTGGGATTCTATATACAATTCTGAATTTCTTTAAAACTCCTCAAAAAAACAAAACCAGGGTATTTTACTTGCTTACAGGGACAAGTTTACTTTCGGGAGTTGCATTTGCATGGTATGGTGACTTTCCGTCATTCCTGGCAGTGGCCAGTTCGCTTCTTTTATTAGCTTATAAATCAAGGAACAGGAAAATGAAGATCCTTTTTTTAATTCCTGTTTTTATAACCAATGGCTGTACTTCAATCTGCAGAATTTTTATGTTGGATAAATGGCTGCCTCAAAAGAATATTCCGGGAATGTGGCAGAAGATCATGGCCTTTGTACTCATTCCTTTAGTTCTTATTTCCGTCTTCTTTGGAATTTATGCCACAGGGAGTGATCATTTTGCAGCTCTTTTTACAGATTATGAACTGGATCTCAATCTTTGGCAGGTCTTCTGTCTTACCGTTTTAGGCTTTTTAATCGCTTTTAATTTCTGGAACTTCGCGGTGGAAAAATTGATCTATAAAAACCATCACTTTTTGGATAATGACTTTCAGAAAAGTGTTCAGATTCCTAAATCAACCTATTCGTTCCTTGATCTGGATGCAGAAAGAATGAGTGGTGTAATATCTTTCTTCTGTCTGAATATTTTGCTGGTATTCTTCATTATCACCTATAATTATGAACAGTTTTATGAAGTTTCCAAAACACCGGTTCAGCTTTCAGAAGAAACTCATGAACGTGTCAATGCAGTTATCATGTCTATTGTAATGGCTATCCTGGTCATTATGTTTTACTTTAAATCAGGATTCAATTTTGATCCTAAAGCCAAGCTGCTGAAAATTTTAGCTAAAGTCTGGATTGTTTTAAATGCTGTATTGATCCTCTCTGCAGCAGCCAAAAACTATGAATATATCGTCAACTATGCCTTTACTTATAAAAGATTGGGTGTTTTTGCATTCCTTCTTTTATCTCTGGTGGGACTTGGTTTAACCTTCATTAAAATTCAAAGACAAAAAAGAAATGCCTTCCTCTTCAATACCATGGCGTGGTATCTTTATGGAACCATTTTGATTTGCAGCTATATCAACTGGGGTGGTTTTATTACTTCACAGAATATGAAGCGAAAAGATTTTGCGGTGAATTATCATTTGGGATCTGTTAACTTCAGCGAAAAAGGTTTGTTGAAATATGCAGATGAAAAGAATAATCAAAAGCTTAAAAGAGCTCTTCAGGACAAAATCAAAGGAGAAAAGTCAAAATCTTTCCTTTCAAAGATCATCTATTATCAAACCATCAAATAA
- a CDS encoding DUF1361 domain-containing protein has product MKKLMESPRFKMNSLLILMTLFCFSLSLFRYYISETKVFLFLNWNLFLAWIPLFLSTFILAFNIKSKISLALIIIVWILFFPNSPYILTDLFHLKVRNTIPIWYDLIVILSYAWTGLICGFLSLNDIEKLLSGYSKQKVINGIVVLFLFMSSFGVYLGRFLRWNSWDVLNNPFGLFNDIVVRFIYPLEYTKTWGVTLLMGIMLNFMYFTFKLIRNNSGEPVQSKNLVG; this is encoded by the coding sequence ATGAAAAAGTTAATGGAATCTCCAAGATTTAAAATGAATTCTTTGTTGATATTAATGACCCTGTTCTGTTTCAGCCTTTCCCTTTTCAGGTATTATATCAGCGAAACAAAAGTATTTTTATTTCTGAACTGGAATCTGTTTCTGGCATGGATCCCTTTATTTCTAAGTACTTTTATATTGGCATTCAATATTAAAAGCAAAATATCCCTTGCTTTGATCATTATTGTCTGGATCTTATTTTTCCCAAATTCACCCTATATCCTGACCGATCTTTTTCATTTAAAAGTAAGAAATACAATTCCTATCTGGTATGATCTGATTGTAATACTTTCTTATGCCTGGACAGGGCTTATCTGTGGGTTTTTAAGCCTTAATGATATTGAAAAACTTCTGTCAGGTTACAGTAAACAAAAAGTTATCAATGGAATTGTAGTCCTCTTTCTTTTTATGAGCAGCTTTGGAGTGTATCTGGGAAGATTTCTAAGATGGAACAGCTGGGATGTCCTGAATAATCCTTTTGGATTGTTTAATGATATTGTCGTACGATTTATATATCCGCTGGAGTACACAAAAACCTGGGGTGTTACCCTTTTAATGGGAATTATGCTCAATTTTATGTATTTCACTTTTAAACTGATTAGAAATAATAGCGGGGAGCCTGTTCAGTCTAAAAATCTAGTCGGTTAA
- a CDS encoding S8 family peptidase encodes MGQQCLAAGYGSYAKYDNDNNRTYNYFSGTSSATPTVASAAVLIQSFYRQTKGQYLSPAAMKNLLVSTGIPQGGTDVNKKIGPLPNVRNAILQLEGKSAVSVKALPALEVKIYPNPSSNYIAIQSTEDKKLEVEIINMQGRSVIKSTVSSGERIIISHLPTGQYIMNINEGSRRVLEKFTKL; translated from the coding sequence ATGGGGCAGCAGTGTTTGGCTGCAGGATATGGATCGTATGCAAAGTATGATAATGACAACAACAGAACATACAATTATTTCAGTGGAACAAGCTCTGCAACTCCTACAGTAGCTTCTGCAGCAGTACTTATACAATCTTTTTACCGTCAGACTAAGGGGCAATATTTAAGTCCGGCTGCTATGAAAAACCTTTTGGTTTCTACGGGAATTCCACAAGGTGGTACTGATGTTAATAAAAAAATAGGTCCACTTCCAAATGTGAGAAATGCCATTTTACAGTTGGAAGGTAAATCTGCAGTTTCTGTTAAAGCACTTCCTGCACTTGAGGTAAAAATATATCCTAATCCTTCCAGTAATTATATAGCGATTCAGAGTACTGAAGATAAAAAATTAGAGGTTGAAATCATCAATATGCAAGGACGATCAGTGATAAAAAGTACAGTTTCTTCCGGAGAGAGGATTATTATTTCTCACCTTCCTACTGGGCAATATATCATGAATATCAATGAAGGCTCAAGACGAGTTCTAGAGAAGTTTACTAAATTATAA
- a CDS encoding S8 family serine peptidase encodes MKTKIKLLIVFMFCFVLSFGQSLSNRSSKQNDQIYVCFSKGVTSEKDAFEKNAELERFVKENGISFTYDLGFSDKKINEMMENSKMNGNSGESVQKLKRIFKANVPVQNDDTFQRLTQTLEKFPEIEYVSVMSSTPIEPPLVNMFVTTPDLESVQTYLNDNPGINAKYAWSRGITGQNIRIRDVEYGFYKTHEMLTNQNSIQLEPGYSPNSGLSGNNYRDHGTAVVSILGSIKDNIGLTGAVYNASEIKGYMEWTTVGYNRASAVSRSINASQAGDIILYEMQTGGKNGEYCPAEYDSVIWDLTKAATDSGIIIIAAAGNGNQDLDEPFYAAYRARGNSGAIIVGAGTPNTTHSKQSFSTYGSRVDVQGWGSSVWLQDMDRMQSMIMTTTEHTIISVEQALQLLQ; translated from the coding sequence TCAAAAGGTGTCACTTCAGAGAAAGATGCATTTGAAAAAAATGCTGAATTGGAAAGATTTGTTAAAGAAAATGGAATTTCATTTACTTATGATCTGGGTTTCAGTGATAAGAAAATTAATGAAATGATGGAAAACAGCAAAATGAATGGAAACTCTGGAGAATCTGTTCAAAAGCTTAAAAGAATATTTAAAGCGAATGTTCCTGTTCAAAATGATGATACTTTCCAAAGATTGACTCAGACCCTTGAAAAGTTTCCTGAAATAGAATATGTATCGGTGATGAGTAGCACCCCTATTGAACCACCATTGGTCAATATGTTTGTTACCACTCCGGATCTGGAAAGTGTACAAACCTATTTGAATGACAATCCGGGCATTAATGCAAAATATGCATGGTCAAGAGGAATCACCGGGCAAAATATTCGTATTCGTGATGTAGAATATGGTTTCTATAAAACTCATGAAATGTTAACCAATCAGAATTCTATCCAATTAGAGCCCGGATATTCTCCAAACTCGGGATTATCAGGAAATAATTATAGAGATCATGGTACTGCTGTGGTAAGCATTTTAGGATCTATAAAAGATAATATTGGGCTTACGGGTGCGGTTTACAATGCCTCAGAAATAAAAGGATATATGGAATGGACTACCGTTGGATATAACAGAGCTTCAGCAGTCAGCAGATCCATTAATGCTTCTCAAGCCGGAGATATTATCCTGTATGAAATGCAGACCGGTGGAAAAAACGGTGAATATTGTCCTGCTGAATATGATAGCGTGATCTGGGATCTTACAAAAGCAGCTACAGATTCGGGAATCATCATCATTGCAGCAGCAGGAAACGGAAATCAGGATCTTGATGAACCTTTTTATGCAGCATACAGAGCCAGAGGCAACAGTGGAGCCATCATTGTAGGAGCCGGAACTCCTAACACAACACATTCAAAACAAAGTTTCAGCACTTATGGGAGCAGAGTGGACGTACAGGGATGGGGCAGCAGTGTTTGGCTGCAGGATATGGATCGTATGCAAAGTATGATAATGACAACAACAGAACATACAATTATTTCAGTGGAACAAGCTCTGCAACTCCTACAGTAG